One genomic region from Diabrotica undecimpunctata isolate CICGRU chromosome 9, icDiaUnde3, whole genome shotgun sequence encodes:
- the LOC140451238 gene encoding uncharacterized protein, producing MGYHCVRRVIDIDQEKSIAGYIIKAAHIFYGLPPKEIRKLAFQLAVKYSLNMADTWRQNAMAGEDWFSGFMKRNPELSIRCAQATSLSRAASFNVTNVKLFYDNLANVMDKYKFEPKDIYNIDETGVTTVQKPSKVVAEKGTRQVGALTSGERGTLVTIALAVNAIGNSIPPIFIFPRKRYKDHLVRDSPVGCIGVGNARGWMQKEEFLVYLNHFQKHTNASTEN from the coding sequence ATGGGTTATCATTGCGTGAGACGAGTAATTGACATAGACCAGGAAAAAAGCATTGCTGGATACATAATCAAAGCGGCACATATATTTTATGGGTTACCGCCTAAAGAAATTCGGAAATTGGCCTTTCAATTGGCCGTGAAATATTCGTTGAACATGGCTGATACCTGGAGACAAAATGCTATGGCAGGAGAAGATTGGTTCTCTGGATTTATGAAACGCAATCCAGAACTTTCAATCCGCTGCGCTCAAGCCACAAGTCTTTCCAGAGCAGCCAGTTTCAATGTAACGAACGTAAAACTTTTTTATGATAACCTGGCTAATGTAATGGATAAGTACAAATTTGAACCAaaagatatatataatattgatgaaACGGGGGTAACGACGGTTCAAAAACCTAGTAAAGTTGTTGCCGAAAAGGGGACAAGACAGGTGGGAGCACTTACATCCGGAGAGAGGGGAACATTGGTGACCATAGCTTTAGCCGTCAATGCTATCGGTAACAGTATACCgcccatttttatttttccacGAAAAAGATACAAGGATCACTTAGTCCGTGACAGTCCAGTGGGGTGTATTGGAGTGGGAAACGCGCGCGGGTGGATGCAAAAGGAAGAGTTCTTGGTATACCTTAATCATTTTCAAAAGCATACTAACGCTTCAACCGAAAATTAA